The Pagrus major chromosome 17, Pma_NU_1.0 genome includes a region encoding these proteins:
- the LOC141012178 gene encoding sialic acid-binding Ig-like lectin 5 yields the protein MFPLIWMTLLFTVRSNHANTVTSPGATPEISAEAGLCVVIPCNVTTDSRFNLKSAAWYKCEQNCADSDIKLRFNDTNSNAQPGSRGRVSLLEPNLSQNNCSIIINDLTGSDSGLYQLRVLNETFHRATITVQDLIQKPTVMIPSLTDGQQITLTCTAPGLCSGSYPTITWTWRGRGEKGSHITGNITAVKTENVTAITQRHSSTLTFNSSAEHHGTSVTCKVSFTGNMTMEETVTLNVTYVKKPEITGRTTVKQGDTLNLTCSAESFPLASVIWTQVPSNKNLPSETETDQQNNTGTATLVFPNVTTEHTGQYTCTAKHLNTTLTVYANVNVTLYPKILNSSGCTTQSEILTCMCISQGFPLPTITWPLLQHHTKFTVITTISNNTINSTITLTVKERSNTGVECVSRSENREVKGKLIIIEVEKEGQIKELVRIVTSLEHVIVFLIGALVSAIICCLVRKCHRNKRRTYGNQADTLEMVTILEDQLINAGPAVEVDQAIDQETAEAGEAGAVGKSDVEYSNLDFSLIKRQTPAEAGATQGKAETEYAEIKREKGKERKDGEDNVEEEMDEEAKHGVQDEEESDDVAVYSTVKELMDEIEG from the exons ATGTTTCCTCTTATCTGGATGACTCTGCTCTTCACTGTGAGAAGCAACCATGCTAACACAG TCACATCTCCAGGAGCTACCCCAGAAATATCAGCAGAGGCTGGACTCTGTGTTGTGATACCCTGTAATGTTACAACTGATTCACGCTTCAATTTGAAAAGTGCAGCTTGgtacaaatgtgaacagaaCTGTGCTGATTCTGACATAAAACTCCGCTTTAACGACACCAACTCGAATGCTCAGCCTGGGTCTAGAGGACGAGTGTCGCTGTTGGAGCCTAATCTGAGTCAGAACAATTGCAGCATCATCATCAATGACCTCACTGGATCAGACTCTGGATTATATCAGCTCAGGGTCCTGAATGAAACATTTCACAGAGCAACTATCACTGTACAAG ATCTGATCCAGAAGCCCACAGTGATGATCCCTTCTCTGACAGATGGACAACAGATAACACTGACCTGTACTGCTCCTGGTCTCTGCTCTGGATCTTATCCTACAATCACCTGGACGTggagaggacgaggagagaAGGGTTCTCACATCACAGGAAACATCACTGCTGTAAAGACTGAGAATGTGACTGCtatcacacagagacacagctcAACTTTGACCTTTAATTCTTCAGCTGAACACCACGGCACCAGTGTTACCTGTAAGGTCAGCTTCACTGGTAACATGACGATGGAGGAGACAGTGACTCTGAATGTGACCT ACGTCAAGAAACCTGAAATCACTGGAAGGACAACAGTAAAGCAGGGTGATACTCTGAACTTGACCTGCAGTGCTGAAAGTTTCCCTCTCGCTTCTGTCATTTGGACTCAAGTCCCATCCAACAAAAACCTGCCcagtgaaactgaaactgaccAGCAGAACAACACTGGAACAGCCACACTTGTGTTCCCTAATGTGACAACAGAACATACCGGACAATACACCTGCACAGCAAAACACCTGAACACGACTTTGACTGTGTATGCCAATGTAAATGTGACTT TGTATCCAAAGATCCTAAACAGCTCTGGATGCACAACACAGTCAGAGATTCTGACCTGTATGTGTATCAGTCAGGGGTTTCCTTTACCCACCATCACATGGCCGCTGTTGCAGCACCACACTAAGTTCACTGTCATTACCACCATCTCAAATAACACAATCAACAGCACCATCACCCTAACTGTAAAAGAACGAAGTAACACTGGTGTTGAGTGTGTCAGCAGGAGTGAAAATAGAGAAGTAAAAGGGAAACTCATCATAATCGAAGTAGAAAAAGAAG GTCAAATCAAGGAATTGGTCAGAATTGTGACAAGTCTGGAacatgtcattgtgtttttgatcGGCGCTCTTGTTTCTGCAATCATTTGCTGTTTGGTGAGAAAATGTCACAG AAACAAACGGAGGACCTACGGAAATCAGGCTGACACTCTGGAGATGGTGACAATTCTCGAGGATCAGCtg ATTAATGCTGGTCCAGCAGTGGAAGTGGATCAGGCCATCGACCAAGAGACAGCTGAAGCAGGAGAAGCTGGGGCGGTGGGGAAATCAGACGTGGAGTACTCCAACCTTGATTTCTCCCTGATTAAGAGGCAGACTCCAGCAGAGGCAGGGGCGACACAAGGGAAGGCAGAGACCGAGTACGCtgaaattaaaagagaaaaaggaaaggagagaaaagatggagaggaCAATGTGGAAGAGGAGATGGATGAGGAGGCAAAACATGGTGTACAAGATGAGGAGGAAAGTGACGATGTGGCGGTTTATTCGACAGTGAAGGAGTTAATGGATGAGATTGAAGGATAG